One stretch of Tenrec ecaudatus isolate mTenEca1 chromosome 18, mTenEca1.hap1, whole genome shotgun sequence DNA includes these proteins:
- the CA7 gene encoding carbonic anhydrase 7 — MTGHHGWGYGQEDGPSQWHQLYPIAQGDRQSPINIVSSQAVYSPSLRPLELSYEACTSLSITNNGHSVQVDFKDCDDRTVVTGGPLDGPYRLKQFHFHWGKKHGAGSEHTVDGKSFPSELHLVHWNAKKYSTFGEAASAPDGLAVVGVFLETGDEHPGMNRLTDALYMVRFKGTKAQFSCFNPKCLLPTSRHYWTYPGSLTTPPLSESVTWIVLREPILVSERQMEKFRSLLFSSEDDERIHMVNNFRPPQPLKGRVVKASFQA; from the exons ATGACCGGCCACCACGGCTGGGGCTACGGCCAGGAGGACG GCCCCTCACAGTGGCACCAGCTGTATCCCATTGCTCAGGGCGACCGACAGTCACCCATCAACATCGTGTCTAGCCAGGCTGTGTACTCGCCCAGCCTGCGGCCCCTGGAGCTCTCCTACGAGGCCTGCACGTCCCTCAGCATCACCAACAACGGCCACTCGGTCCAGGTGGACTTCAAGGATTGCGACGACCGCACCG TGGTGACCGGGGGCCCCCTGGATGGGCCCTACCGACTCAAGCAGTTCCACTTCCACTGGGGCAAGAAGCACGGTGCAGGCTCTGAACACACAGTGGACGGCAAGTCCTTCCCCAGCGAG CTACACCTGGTTCATTGGAATGCCAAGAAGTACAGCACCTTTGGGGAGGCGGCCTCAGCACCGGATGGCCTGGCTGTGGTTGGGGTCTTCTTGGAG ACAGGGGACGAGCACCCCGGTATGAACCGCCTGACGGACGCGCTCTACATGGTCCGCTTTAAG gGCACCAAGGCCCAGTTCAGCTGCTTCAACCCTAAGTGCCTCCTGCCTACCAGCCGGCACTACTGGACCTACCCCGGCTCCCTGACGACACCCCCGCTGAGCGAGAGCGTCACCTGGATCGTGCTCCGGGAGCCTATCCTTGTCTCTGAAAGGCAG ATGGAGAAGTTCCGGAGCCTGCTTTTCAGCTCAGAGGATGACGAGAGGATCCACATGGTGAACAACTTCCGGCCACCGCAGCCACTTAAGGGCCGGGTAGTCAAGGCCTCCTTCCAGGCCTGA